From Aspergillus fumigatus Af293 chromosome 5, whole genome shotgun sequence, a single genomic window includes:
- a CDS encoding putative nucleoside diphosphatase (Ynd1) yields MGKWHYGIVLDAGSSGTRVHVYRWLDPAIARKHAKSDELKTLPEIKTKSEWTKKIHPGVSSFADRPEVVGPEHLAELLDHARKIVPADQIKDTPIFLLATAGMRLLPNHERELLLQQICSYASKNYDFLLPDCGVHIQVIPGVTEALYGWIATNYLLGSFDEPKGHDHGKGHHTYGFLDMGGASAQIAFAPNITETEKHANDLTLLRLRNIDGSTQEHRVFVTSWLEFGVHEARRRYLEALQTAAGTAKELPDPCLPNGLRTTIDGKPLRTGDTSELSLLGTGRFDECLRQTYPLLDKDAPCSDEPCLLHGVHVPAIDFDVNHFIGISEYWHTTHEIFEMAHKDKTYDFNTYQQRVQQFCTQDWEAIDQGIQKQSWGKKVDRESASEVCFKASWIINMLHNGIGIPRVGLEDTTGSGHNGTKEVLSHGKEKGFLDPFQAVHKIHSTEVSWTLGKMVLYACSEVPVEVQEAQETLPVGFGSNVPGVPNDFQYPSVELFPSNESLHVANWHDALFDGDSSRRVPGFLLFLVIVAMAAFFLCGRSRRLRGYHMFKNLFKRGGAPHPSYPKKRRTFPGKLPFFGGSSHSYERVLEDGAHEYDLGLVGSGRGSLDRRHSSDTDSSSFMPPKRTTTWSGPTTPSFKFALDNSSTSTIGLGITADSGVNAMDRAGLVVRTESRDHLAPVALGPTTNGRRSRAGSPTRSHRSPNVTPLDQD; encoded by the exons ATGGGCAAAT GGCATTATGGCATCGTCCTGGATGCGGGATCATCT GGGACTCGAGTGCACGTCTATCGGTGGTTGGACCCCGCCATCGCTCGCAAGCACGCTAAAAGTGATGAGCTGAAAACATTACCGGAGATCAAGACTAAATCTGAATGGACGAAAAAGATACACCCTG GCGTGTCATCGTTCGCCGACAGACCCGAGGTAGTCGGCCCCGAGCATCTTGCGGAACTTCTCGATCATGCACGCAAGATCGTCCCCGCCGATCAGATAAAGGATACCCCGATCTTTTTACTAGCCACTGCTGGGATGCGACTCTTACCCAATCATGAGCGCGAGCTTCTTTTACAACAGATCTGCTCCTACGCCAGCAAGAACTATGATTTTCTGCTTCCTGATTGCGGCGTGCACATTCAGGTAATCCCGGGGGTGACAGAGGCCCTCTACGGATGGATCGCGACCAATTATTTGCTGGGCAGCTTCGATGAACCAAAGGGTCATGACCATGGCAAGGGCCATCATACTTATGGGTTCTTGGATATGGGTGGTGCATCCGCGCAGATTGCCTTTGCGCCAAATATAACCGAAACCGAGAAACATGCGAATGACCTGACTCTCCTTCGGCTACGAAACATTGACGGCTCTACCCAGGAGCATCGGGTGTTTGTGACATCCTGGCTTGAATTTGGCGTGCACGAAGCTCGGAGACGTTATTTGGAGGCCCTACAAACCGCAGCCGGAACCGCGAAGGAGCTTCCCGACCCCTGTCTCCCCAATGGGCTTCGAACCACAATTGACGGCAAACCTCTGCGGACCGGCGACACCTCGGAGTTATCTCTGCTGGGAACTGGGCGATTCGACGAATGCTTGCGACAGACATACCCGCTCTTGGACAAGGATGCACCCTGTTCGGATGAACCTTGTCTTCTTCACGGGGTGCATGTCCCTGCTATTGACTTTGATGTGAATCATTTCATCGGTATCAGTGAGTACTGGCATACGACGCATGAGATCTTTGAAATGGCGCACAAGGACAAGACGTACGATTTCAATACTTATCAACAGCGGGTACAACAATTCTGTACACAAGATTGGGAAGCCATCGACCAGGGTATACAAAAACAGTCGTGGGGAAAGAAGGTCGATCGGGAATCAGCTTCCGAGGTCTGCTTCAAGGCTTCATGGATCATCAATATGCTGCACAACGGCATCGGTATCCCTCGCGTGGGTCTCGAGGACACTACTGGTTCAGGTCACAACGGAACTAAGGAAGTTCTCTCCCATGGCAAGGAGAAAGGATTTCTTGATCCTTTTCAAGCGGTTCACAAGATTCACTCCACCGAAGTTAGCTGGACACTGGGTAAAATGGTGCTCTATGCATGCTCTGAGGTTCCAGTGGAGgttcaagaagctcaagaaacGCTCCCAGTTGGCTTTGGCAGCAATGTCCCAGGTGTTCCCAATGACTTCCAATATCCTAGTGTCGAGTTATTTCCCAGCAATGAGTCGCTTCACGTTGCGAATTGGCACGATGCGCTCTTTGATGGCGATTCCTCGCGCAGGGTTCCGGGGTTCCTACTTTTCCTCGTTATTGTTGCAATGGCTGCATTCTTCCTCTGCGGTCGGAGTCGTCGACTGAGAGGTTACCACATGTTCAAGAATCTCTTCAAACGCGGAGGTGCGCCTCATCCGAGCTACCCTAAAAAACGAAGAACCTTCCCTGGCAAACTACCATTCTTCGGCGGCAGCTCACATTCATACGAGCGCGTTCTTGAAGACGGTGCCCATGAGTATGACCTGGGGTTGGTAGGCTCCGGACGTGGGTCTCTGGACAGGAGACACTCCTCGGACACGGATTCGAGTAGCTTCATGCCTCCGAAGCGAACAACAACCTGGAGCGGCCCAACCACTCCTAGTTTCAAATTTGCTTTGGACAATTCGTCCACATCGACCATCGGGTTGGGAATCACCGCCGACTCTGGCGTCAATGCCATGGATCGGGCCGGATTGGTCGTCAGGACGGAGAGTAGGGACCACCTGGCTCCAGTTGCACTCGGCCCAACCACAAACGGCCGTCGCTCTAGGGCAGGCAGTCCGACAAGATCTCACAGATCACCCAATGTGACTCCCCTAGATCAAGACTAA
- a CDS encoding ammonium transporter, translating to MSEPVYNASTPKGGDPTKVDVNAQYAGFEYHYVYIVACSFVVWLILPGIGLLYSGLARRKSALALLFQSWMVLAVDGGPFIGTLKNFGMRDVLVAPSPGSAVLPEIVFCLYQLLFCACTVMIVIGGAFERGNILPSLIFSFFWATLVYCPLARWTWSSHGWLYNLPALDFAGGGPVHIASGWAALAYAMVLGKRKDHGMVSLCKPHNTTLVFIGTVLICCGWLGFNGGSTLNASVRSMMVVFNTNTAASTGILGWTIVDYIKHKRKFSVVGACEGAIAGLVGITPAAGFVSVWLAACIGFITGIVCSLMQNINDWLKIDEGMDVFKLHGVGGIVGAFLTGLFATEDISSLDGFTFSSGAIDGNGIQVGYQLAEICAISGYSFVVSCVLLYILKFIPGMNLRVDEESEMMGLDQAQLFDEQIGDWSLVHNNSFPVTTPTIIGVSNQSSVSTDETHAGKAM from the exons ATGAGTGAG CCAGTCTATAATGCCTCGACACCCAAAGGGGGTGATCCGACCAAAGTTGATGTGAATGCACAGTATGCCGGATTCGAGTATCACTACGTTTATATCGTGGCCTGCAGCTTTGTTGTCTGGCTTATCTTGCCTGGAATCGGTCTACTTTACAGTGGTTTAGCACGCCGGAAATCTGCCTTGGCTCTGCTTTTCCAGTCCTGGATGGTCCTTGCAGT GGACGGTGGCCCATTCATTGGTACTCTCAAGAACTTTGGAATGAGGGATGTCCTTGTTGCACCGTCCCCGGGTTCTGCAGTACTTCCTGAAATTGTGTTTTGCCTGTACCAGCTGCTTTTCTGCGCCTGCACG GTGATGATTGTCATCGGTGGGGCCTTTGAACGTGGAAATATCCTGCCATCGTTGATattcagcttcttctgggccaCACTCGTCTACTGCCCGTTGGCGCGGTGGACATGGAGCAGCCACGGCTGGCTTTATAATCTTCCAGCTTTAGATTTCGCCGGTGGTGGCCCTGTTCACATTGCTTCCGGCTGGGCTGCCCTGGCCTACGCAATGGTGTTGGGAAAGCGAAAGGATCATGGCATGGTTTCGTTGTGCAAACCTCATAACACGACTTTGGTCTTCATCGGGACCGTCCTGATCTGCTGCGGGTGGCTGGGATTCAAT GGCGGTTCAACTCTCAATGCTAGTGTGCGTTCTATGATGGTCGTCTTCAACACTAATACAGCAGCGAGCACAGGCATCTTAGGATGGACTATTGTTGATTACATCAAACACAAGCGGAAATTCTCCGTAGTTGGAGCCTGCGAAGGAGCCATTGCTGGTCTGGTGGGCATCACCCCGGCCGCCGGGTTCGTGTCCGTTTGGCTAGCAGCGTGTATTGGGTTCATCACCGGCATTGTGTGCTCGCTCATGCAGAATATCAACGACTGGCTGAAAATTGACGAGGGCATGGATGTATTCAAGCTCCATGGTGTGGGTGGCATCGTCGGCGCGTTCCTGACGGGTCTGTTTGCAACTGAGGATATCTCGTCACTTGATGGTTTCACCTTCTCAAGTGGAGCGATCGACGGAAATGGAATCCAAGTTGGCTACCAACTGGCTGAAATCTGCGCCATCTCGGGTTACTCGTTCGTGGTCTCCTGCGTCTTGCTATACATTCTCAAATTCATCCCGGGAATGAACTTGCGAGTCGATGAAGAATCCGAAATGATGGGACTTGACCAGGCGCAGCTTTTTGACGAACAGATTGGAGACTGGAGCTTAGTGCACAACAACTCCTTTCCGGTGACAACCCCAACCATTATCGGGGTTTCGAACCAGTCATCAGTTTCGACGGATGAAACTCACGCGGGGAAAGCAATGTAG